In the genome of Chrysiogenia bacterium, the window ACCTGGCTCTATCATTGCCATGTCAACGATCACATCGCCGCCGGCATGATCACCCGCTACCAGGTCAATCCGTAACAACGAAAACGGCCGCCCCAATGGGGCGGCCGTTCAATTTATTCCGGGCAATTCAGGCCGGTTTTCGCGCAATGGCGCACACATAGCCCATGCGGTCATCGTCGCCGCGCTCGAAACGGATGGAATCGAAGCCCGCGCTCTGCAGCAGGGAGTAGACCTCTTCGTCGGCGTAGATGGAGAAGCCGTGCTTGGTAAAGGCAAAGCGCTCCATCGCGCACTTGGGGCGAAATGCCAGCACGAATGTCCCGCCGGGGCGCAGCACGCGCAGGATCTCGCTCGCCACGCGCGGGGGATCACTCCAGAAATACAGCGTGTTCACTGTGAGCGCGCGATCAAAGCTCGCGTCCTCGCAGGGAAGGTCCTCGGCACCACCCTTGCGCAGTTCAAGGCGCCCGCTCTCGATGAGTCCCGGGTGCTTGCGCGAGGCGAGCGCAATCATCTCGTCCGAGAGATCGACGCCCACAATGCGCCCTTTCCCAAGATGTTCTGCAATGGGGATGAGACTGGCACCGCCGCCAAATCCGATTTCGAGAATCTGCTCATCGGCGCCGGGCGCAAGGTGATGCACCGCAGCCCGGTTCATCGCCCGGTTCGCGCGGTTCATTTCCCGGCCCACCAGCCGCCCGAAAAATCCGGACGGTTGGCGCAGGTTCCTGGCCAGCAGCTTGTTCAGCATCGCGGCATGCCTTCCGACTTGAATGGAATTCTACTGCGTTTTGTCGGAAGTGGCGAGGGGGCGCCCCCCTACTTTCATGTAAAAGGATCAGGCGTGGCGCAGGGCGTCGACAATGGCCAGTTGCGCGGCGCTTTTGGCGGGCATGAAGCCCCCGAGCAGCCCAATGGCCAGCGCCAGCACGCCGCCGCTCACCGCCTCCGAGCGTCCCACGCTGATCTCAATGGCGATGTCGAAGAGATTAAAGTCCACCCCGTTGAAGGCCAGCGAAAGAAGCAGCCCCAGCGCCCCGCCGAGGGTTCCCAGGAAGAAACTCTCGGCCAGCAGCGCCCCGGCAACGTCGTAGCGGCCAAAGCCAAGCGCCCGCAGCGTGCCGAGCTCCCGCAGGCGCCGGCTCATCGCCGCATACATGGTGTTCATGCCGGCGAACACGGCGCCAAGTCCCATGAACACGCCGATCAGGTTTCCCAGAAAGCTGAAGGCCACCGACGCCTTCTGCACTTCCTTGTAGTAGTCGAGCTCGCCCTTGGCCTCGACGTTCACCTGCTTGGACTCGTCGAGCTTGTCGATGAAGGCCGGAACCTGCTCCGCACTCTTGAGACGTGCGACCACCACGTTGGGTCCGTCGAGATCGAATTCCGAGAGCGCGTCCTGGTAGTCCATCCAGATTTCGCCGTCGAAGATCTGGCCCTGCGCACTGAAGATGCCGACCACCTTGTGGGGCTGTCGCCCGAAGAGCAGTTCGTCGCCTATGCGAATCTCGCCGAGCTTTGAGGGAACGAGCCGCCCGATCACGATTTCGCCGGGGGCCTGGG includes:
- a CDS encoding class I SAM-dependent methyltransferase — protein: MLNKLLARNLRQPSGFFGRLVGREMNRANRAMNRAAVHHLAPGADEQILEIGFGGGASLIPIAEHLGKGRIVGVDLSDEMIALASRKHPGLIESGRLELRKGGAEDLPCEDASFDRALTVNTLYFWSDPPRVASEILRVLRPGGTFVLAFRPKCAMERFAFTKHGFSIYADEEVYSLLQSAGFDSIRFERGDDDRMGYVCAIARKPA
- a CDS encoding ABC transporter permease; the protein is MAIPLTYSMRNIIARKRSVAVTVVGVALSVMVYVVISATAAGIERVAVSSGEPDNVVILARGAATDDASRIPKNAVPVLSYLPEVARDSGGNPLASVEAKVTRPVPRVGSSATSGADVRFTTVRGVEEIAFAVHRRVRLIEGRMPQAPGEIVIGRLVPSKLGEIRIGDELLFGRQPHKVVGIFSAQGQIFDGEIWMDYQDALSEFDLDGPNVVVARLKSAEQVPAFIDKLDESKQVNVEAKGELDYYKEVQKASVAFSFLGNLIGVFMGLGAVFAGMNTMYAAMSRRLRELGTLRALGFGRYDVAGALLAESFFLGTLGGALGLLLSLAFNGVDFNLFDIAIEISVGRSEAVSGGVLALAIGLLGGFMPAKSAAQLAIVDALRHA